From the Helicobacter sp. MIT 05-5293 genome, one window contains:
- a CDS encoding aspartate aminotransferase family protein, with amino-acid sequence MNPNLQTIEALDDTYVLHTYARSKVAFIRGQNATLYDTQGQDYIDFGAGIAVCSVGHANPRLAKVIADQAQNLLHTSNLYYIEPQARLAQKLIELYRQDSDFTDPMRAFFCNSGAEANECAIKIARLFGEKEGRYKIITLESSFHGRTIASLKATGQDKMHQHFGPYPDGFVRAKDIDDIIHCVDSQTCGVLIELIQGEGGISPMDKKKIQKLASELKARNILLMVDEVQSGIYRSGEIFASKLYGINPDIISTAKGLAGGVPIGAVITTLTDIFQAGDHGSTFGGNFLSAAAGIETLEILREIHESGALTHTIESFHQELDNLLQTFPHLFNHKVGIGLMCGLSAKNETLQKDIITAALKHRVLVLKSGKGVVRLLPALTISQEEIKEGFSRLHNALNTIQA; translated from the coding sequence ATGAATCCCAATCTACAAACTATCGAAGCACTTGACGATACTTATGTGCTTCACACTTATGCACGCTCTAAGGTAGCATTCATACGCGGTCAAAATGCTACCCTTTATGACACACAAGGGCAAGATTATATTGATTTTGGTGCGGGCATCGCCGTATGTAGTGTAGGACATGCCAATCCTCGTCTAGCAAAGGTGATTGCCGACCAAGCACAGAATCTTTTGCACACCTCCAATCTCTACTATATTGAACCTCAAGCGCGGCTCGCCCAAAAGCTCATCGAACTCTATCGACAAGATTCAGATTTTACCGATCCTATGCGGGCATTTTTCTGCAATTCTGGAGCAGAAGCAAATGAATGTGCGATAAAAATTGCTCGCTTATTTGGCGAAAAAGAAGGGCGATACAAAATCATTACTTTAGAATCAAGCTTTCATGGTCGGACTATCGCCTCATTGAAAGCCACCGGGCAAGACAAAATGCACCAACATTTTGGTCCTTATCCCGATGGATTCGTGCGTGCAAAAGATATTGATGATATAATCCATTGTGTCGATTCTCAAACTTGTGGCGTTTTGATTGAGTTGATTCAAGGAGAAGGTGGCATATCTCCTATGGACAAGAAAAAAATACAAAAACTCGCTTCCGAACTCAAAGCTCGCAATATTCTACTGATGGTTGATGAAGTGCAAAGCGGCATTTATCGCAGTGGTGAGATTTTCGCATCAAAACTTTATGGTATTAATCCCGACATTATCAGCACTGCCAAAGGTTTAGCCGGTGGTGTGCCTATTGGAGCAGTCATTACAACACTCACGGATATTTTTCAAGCGGGTGATCACGGGAGCACCTTTGGGGGGAATTTCCTCTCCGCAGCTGCAGGTATAGAGACGCTAGAGATTCTCCGAGAAATCCACGAAAGCGGCGCACTCACTCACACTATAGAATCTTTTCATCAAGAGCTTGATAATCTCCTGCAAACATTCCCTCATTTGTTCAATCATAAAGTTGGCATAGGCTTAATGTGTGGGCTAAGCGCGAAAAATGAAACACTCCAAAAAGATATTATTACCGCTGCGCTCAAACATCGTGTGCTTGTGCTTAAATCCGGCAAAGGTGTCGTGCGCCTTCTTCCTGCTCTTACAATTAGTCAAGAAGAAATCAAAGAGGGCTTTTCGCGTCTTCATAACGCTCTCAACACTATCCAAGCATAA
- a CDS encoding DUF2972 domain-containing protein translates to MSKGSQIHKRFGLKFAIAYKARKIKKKIASQVFYQSLQMPYLILHSQNPKSFKEKWRIYRTLRKYKILITHSKSLAFILKQDILQWLESKECKEQYLDTNHPYPPLLNPKNIDYLNIPAELAWEMNLPLPPYYDLIWLKLDGNGHNAYRKFMELCKINNVNQEWTTQDDKKTHYIPCYHALLTNPNAYNLISVHEYFTPSHAKFCALIDKKVPAICNVRDPIETFKHFLNHLDSWDCTPLTKRFNLTCHYKDLFPTLSYAACHTENPSSLFSSKVPLISSLYIYSHAGWQNQSISFYKRLEYLKNLTHIEYIDMSEISKDKAFDTWIRLANQFGFTPPKLEDKYIFEGRINNNTGEFMHFPVVLYAHPNDIEKTTEDLTSLSLKGGIEIVLTLKQRITQEQRESYQDITDFTFETPLSYREIRILIKNEELSTLKANAKLLTRIKEFLAGYIAAYHNELARIKAALITPQDILEYLKKDEHKNLRKEIKENLAKSLEDVQNKRPDIVESWKYYQEFVKICQKNLQ, encoded by the coding sequence ATGAGTAAAGGAAGTCAGATTCATAAAAGATTTGGTTTAAAGTTTGCCATAGCTTATAAAGCAAGAAAGATAAAGAAAAAGATTGCAAGCCAAGTTTTTTATCAATCTTTACAAATGCCTTATTTGATTTTGCATTCACAAAATCCTAAGAGTTTCAAAGAAAAATGGAGAATCTACCGCACTTTAAGAAAATACAAGATTCTAATCACTCATTCCAAAAGCTTAGCATTTATATTGAAACAAGATATTTTACAATGGCTAGAATCTAAAGAATGTAAAGAGCAATATTTAGACACAAATCACCCTTATCCGCCATTACTAAATCCTAAGAACATAGATTATTTAAATATTCCTGCAGAATTAGCTTGGGAGATGAATTTGCCTTTGCCACCATATTATGATTTAATATGGCTTAAACTTGATGGGAACGGACATAATGCCTATCGTAAGTTTATGGAACTCTGCAAAATCAACAATGTTAATCAAGAATGGACTACGCAAGATGATAAAAAGACGCACTATATCCCTTGTTATCATGCTCTTTTAACAAATCCTAATGCCTACAATCTTATCAGTGTGCATGAATATTTCACACCAAGCCACGCAAAGTTTTGTGCATTGATTGATAAAAAAGTCCCCGCAATTTGTAATGTCAGAGATCCGATAGAAACTTTTAAACATTTTCTTAATCATCTTGATAGCTGGGATTGCACACCACTTACTAAACGCTTTAATCTCACCTGCCATTATAAAGATCTTTTTCCTACGCTTTCTTATGCGGCTTGCCATACAGAGAATCCGTCATCATTATTTAGCTCTAAAGTGCCACTCATTAGCTCATTATATATTTATTCCCACGCAGGTTGGCAAAATCAAAGCATATCATTTTACAAACGACTAGAATATCTTAAGAATCTTACTCACATAGAATACATAGATATGAGTGAGATTTCCAAAGACAAGGCATTTGATACTTGGATAAGGCTTGCCAATCAGTTTGGCTTTACTCCGCCCAAACTTGAAGATAAATATATCTTTGAGGGTAGAATCAACAACAATACGGGAGAATTTATGCACTTTCCTGTGGTTTTATATGCCCACCCTAATGATATTGAGAAAACCACAGAAGATTTAACAAGCCTAAGTTTAAAGGGTGGAATTGAGATTGTTTTGACCTTGAAGCAGCGCATTACACAAGAACAAAGAGAATCTTATCAAGACATCACGGACTTCACCTTTGAGACGCCATTATCATACCGCGAGATTAGGATTCTGATAAAAAATGAAGAATTATCTACCTTAAAGGCAAATGCTAAACTATTGACACGCATTAAGGAATTTTTGGCTGGATATATTGCTGCTTATCACAATGAACTAGCGCGTATCAAGGCAGCACTCATAACACCTCAAGACATTTTAGAATACCTCAAAAAAGATGAGCATAAAAATTTGCGCAAAGAGATAAAAGAAAATCTTGCAAAATCACTCGAAGATGTGCAAAATAAACGCCCTGATATTGTAGAATCGTGGAAGTATTATCAAGAGTTTGTTAAGATTTGTCAAAAAAATCTTCAATAA
- a CDS encoding YceI family protein has product MRKIIAGMVIFGAIASAATIDTSKAVVKWTAYKTPAKVAVTGTFDDVVFKFGTPNKIRSLESQLNNATATMDILKVNLNDEGKNETVKANFFEHFAKKDPIKVTFKDVIEGKDKGTILASVKMNGKTNKVPMSYTITKGLLVAQGVIDMGEFGLEKARASLQDAVLDLHEGITWSQVGIALEVPVK; this is encoded by the coding sequence ATGAGAAAAATAATTGCCGGAATGGTGATTTTTGGTGCAATTGCAAGTGCTGCGACAATTGACACTTCTAAAGCAGTAGTGAAATGGACAGCTTATAAAACCCCTGCAAAAGTTGCGGTAACAGGGACTTTTGATGATGTAGTGTTTAAGTTTGGCACACCTAATAAAATCAGAAGTTTGGAATCTCAACTCAATAATGCTACAGCTACAATGGATATTTTAAAAGTAAATCTCAATGATGAAGGGAAAAACGAAACTGTTAAAGCAAACTTTTTTGAACATTTTGCAAAAAAAGATCCTATCAAAGTAACTTTTAAAGATGTGATTGAAGGCAAGGATAAAGGAACAATTCTCGCAAGTGTCAAAATGAATGGCAAAACAAATAAAGTGCCTATGTCTTATACAATCACTAAAGGTTTGCTTGTCGCTCAAGGTGTGATTGATATGGGTGAGTTTGGTTTAGAAAAAGCACGAGCGTCATTGCAAGATGCGGTTTTAGATCTCCACGAAGGTATCACTTGGTCGCAAGTAGGCATTGCGCTTGAAGTCCCTGTAAAGTAA
- the hemL gene encoding glutamate-1-semialdehyde 2,1-aminomutase, translating to MNLIHSINDFNEAKQVIPGGVNSPVRAFGSVGGVPRFIARGEGAYIYDEDDNAYIDFVQSWGPLIFGHRDSEIELALLESVKDGLSFGAPTEKETTLAKQIISMYEGIEKVRLVSSGTEATMSAIRLARAFSGKDDIIKFEGCYHGHSDSLLVSAGSGCATFGAPSSPGVPKDLSKHTLVARYNDIESVKKCFEESQNVGCVIIEALAGNMGFVPADKAFLTQLRDLCNKYDALLIIDEVMSGFRASLKGALGVYGVEADLVTFGKVIGGGMPLAAFGGKADIMDMLSPVGAVYQAGTLSGNPIAVSAGLACLLKLKAQPEIYQRLDSLAKQLTLGLKEIAQKFKIPLQVDHRGSMFGFFFNDKIVKNFDDAKRSDTAMFAKFHQKMLEKGVYFACSQFETGFICTPMNEALIQEVLEKAEQSFDEILYEQ from the coding sequence ATGAATCTAATCCATAGTATCAATGATTTTAATGAAGCCAAGCAAGTGATTCCCGGTGGTGTAAATTCGCCGGTGAGAGCTTTTGGTTCAGTAGGAGGAGTGCCACGATTTATTGCGCGTGGAGAGGGGGCTTATATCTATGATGAAGATGATAATGCTTATATTGATTTTGTGCAAAGCTGGGGACCTTTGATATTTGGGCATCGTGATAGTGAGATTGAGCTTGCTCTTTTAGAATCTGTCAAAGACGGGTTAAGCTTTGGCGCACCCACAGAGAAAGAAACAACCCTTGCAAAACAGATTATTTCAATGTATGAAGGCATCGAAAAAGTGCGACTTGTAAGCTCTGGCACTGAAGCGACAATGAGCGCGATTCGCCTCGCGAGGGCTTTTAGTGGCAAAGATGATATTATTAAGTTTGAGGGTTGTTATCATGGGCATTCGGATAGTTTGCTCGTGTCTGCTGGGAGCGGTTGCGCGACTTTTGGAGCACCAAGCTCGCCGGGTGTGCCAAAAGACCTCTCTAAACACACTCTTGTAGCACGATACAATGATATAGAATCTGTGAAAAAATGTTTTGAAGAAAGTCAAAATGTGGGTTGTGTGATCATCGAAGCATTGGCGGGAAATATGGGATTTGTCCCTGCAGACAAGGCATTCTTAACACAACTAAGAGATTTGTGCAATAAATATGATGCGCTTTTAATTATCGATGAGGTGATGAGCGGTTTTCGTGCTTCGCTTAAGGGTGCATTAGGTGTTTATGGAGTGGAAGCAGACTTAGTAACTTTTGGTAAGGTGATTGGTGGAGGAATGCCTCTTGCTGCATTTGGGGGCAAGGCGGATATAATGGATATGCTTTCTCCTGTGGGTGCAGTGTATCAAGCAGGAACATTGAGTGGGAATCCTATCGCCGTTTCTGCAGGACTCGCGTGTTTGTTAAAGCTCAAAGCGCAACCCGAAATTTATCAAAGACTAGATTCACTTGCAAAGCAGCTTACTCTTGGACTTAAAGAGATTGCGCAAAAATTTAAGATTCCTTTACAGGTCGATCATCGAGGCAGTATGTTTGGATTCTTTTTTAATGACAAAATAGTCAAAAACTTTGATGATGCCAAAAGAAGTGATACAGCAATGTTTGCCAAATTTCATCAAAAAATGCTAGAAAAGGGTGTGTATTTTGCATGTTCGCAATTTGAGACGGGCTTTATTTGCACACCGATGAATGAGGCATTGATTCAAGAAGTGCTTGAAAAAGCCGAACAAAGTTTTGATGAGATACTTTATGAGCAATAA
- a CDS encoding AtpZ/AtpI family protein, producing the protein MSNNSQEQKESQDSQDTQPKFAKVVSGANDLSVGISIVVAVLLGIGIGIGLQKLTGIRWLFWLGVAWGVAAAILNLYKAYKRQQREAQELANNPRYTYKPQDDDDDED; encoded by the coding sequence ATGAGCAATAATTCTCAAGAACAAAAAGAATCACAAGATTCTCAAGATACACAGCCAAAATTTGCCAAAGTCGTTTCAGGCGCAAATGACTTGAGTGTAGGTATTTCAATCGTTGTAGCGGTGTTATTAGGTATCGGTATCGGCATTGGTTTGCAAAAACTCACTGGAATCCGTTGGCTTTTTTGGCTTGGTGTAGCTTGGGGGGTTGCAGCGGCGATTCTCAATCTTTACAAAGCCTACAAAAGACAACAGAGAGAAGCACAAGAGCTTGCAAATAATCCTCGCTACACCTATAAACCTCAAGATGATGACGATGATGAGGATTAG
- a CDS encoding 2,3,4,5-tetrahydropyridine-2,6-carboxylate N-succinyltransferase: MMERFKLFVDEYQKSPQYREPLGFGIARVEIGKKSKEILSATYPVLNWQGENLGTYAVLCESAKASDSVILESENEAIYGVNQAFIEKALEIYSPFLSESLKDDQTHKNIQVILELQKQAKKGKLRTKGGRARYHFCVIYRDKKCESVQSAYLKLLALSLGKAPLRSLQLDGIFGLLQNVAWSGNKPYELEWLRENEIRLKIEGNFPAIDFVDKFPRYLMQVIPQYDNIRLLDSAKTRFGAYLGTGGYTQMPGASYVNFNAGAQGACMNEGRISSSVVVGEGTDIGGGASILGVLSGGNSEPITIGKNCLLGVNSSTGISLGDGCIVDGGIAVLAGGVFYIKPEEAQKIAQINDTFVIKESHLYKGRELSGKNGIHFRCDSQSGKMIAFRSDRKIELNQDLH; the protein is encoded by the coding sequence ATTATGGAACGATTTAAATTATTTGTAGATGAATACCAAAAGAGCCCTCAATATCGAGAACCTCTTGGTTTTGGTATCGCACGCGTAGAAATTGGCAAGAAGTCAAAAGAAATTTTAAGTGCGACTTATCCTGTGCTTAATTGGCAAGGTGAGAATCTTGGCACTTATGCGGTGCTTTGCGAAAGTGCGAAAGCAAGTGATAGTGTCATTTTAGAATCCGAAAATGAAGCGATTTATGGCGTCAATCAAGCATTTATCGAAAAAGCACTTGAAATTTATAGCCCATTCTTGAGTGAATCGCTCAAAGATGATCAAACGCACAAAAATATTCAAGTTATTCTTGAATTGCAAAAACAAGCTAAAAAAGGCAAGCTTAGGACAAAAGGCGGCAGGGCGCGGTATCATTTTTGCGTGATTTATCGTGATAAGAAATGTGAAAGTGTGCAATCTGCTTATCTTAAACTTCTCGCGCTTTCTTTGGGGAAAGCCCCTTTGCGTTCTTTGCAACTTGATGGAATTTTTGGTTTATTGCAAAATGTCGCTTGGAGTGGTAATAAACCCTATGAGTTGGAGTGGTTGCGTGAAAATGAGATTCGTTTAAAAATCGAAGGTAATTTCCCAGCGATTGATTTTGTGGATAAGTTTCCACGATATTTGATGCAGGTGATTCCACAATATGACAATATTCGCTTGTTAGATTCTGCAAAGACGCGTTTTGGTGCGTATTTAGGCACAGGTGGATACACGCAAATGCCCGGAGCAAGTTATGTGAATTTTAATGCCGGAGCGCAGGGGGCTTGTATGAATGAAGGGCGCATTAGCTCTAGCGTAGTCGTGGGTGAAGGCACAGATATTGGCGGTGGAGCAAGTATTTTAGGTGTGCTTAGTGGAGGGAATTCAGAGCCTATCACAATCGGCAAAAATTGTCTTTTGGGTGTGAATAGCTCGACAGGTATTAGTTTGGGTGATGGGTGTATTGTCGATGGTGGTATTGCTGTGCTTGCAGGCGGTGTGTTTTATATCAAACCCGAAGAAGCGCAAAAAATTGCTCAAATCAATGATACTTTTGTCATCAAAGAAAGTCATCTTTATAAGGGGCGTGAGCTTTCGGGTAAAAATGGCATTCATTTCCGATGTGATAGTCAAAGTGGCAAAATGATAGCTTTCAGGAGTGATCGCAAAATAGAGCTCAATCAAGATTTACATTGA